Proteins found in one Homalodisca vitripennis isolate AUS2020 chromosome 4, UT_GWSS_2.1, whole genome shotgun sequence genomic segment:
- the LOC124359730 gene encoding facilitated trehalose transporter Tret1 isoform X2 produces MFTQVTLDKQRSVEHSRKIEFKGDEREPLLREMEESKIGISHQTLVSNVAEAAKFPQYFAALVATLGGFISGNCLGWTSPTNGPLIKDKEYGFPINDDEFSWISSIMAVGALVSGPMVGWLVDKVGRKNTMLILVFPAVIGWAFMVWAESVSMFCIGRFVSGLAGGGYTIVVPLYTNEYSETKIRGTLGTYFQLMLNGGILFTYVFGSIVNVFWLTVLCAIVPIVYGAAMLFLPESPIYYLKTKRVEEARQSLQWFRGRGYDVEPELAIMQKNIEIMESEKVTILEGFSTTAAKKALVIGIGVMVFQQLSGINSVIFYTTSIFTSAGASLNPSIQTIIVGIVAVVVTYISTLIIDRMGRRPLLLISDFFMAICTFFLGLYFFLQTNTSFDVTTISWLPILSVCVYLVMFSIGFGPIPWMFVSEVFPRKIAGYACSLCCMVNWLGVFLVTKFFSDINAAIGTYASFWLFTIISGIGTAFVYFLVPETKGKTVEEVQVLLSGGK; encoded by the exons atgttcACCCAAGTGACATTAGACAAGCAAAGAAGTGTCGAACATTCCAGGAAAATA GAATTCAAAGGAGACGAACGTGAGCCTCTTCTCCGTGAAATGGAGGAATCAAAGATAGGGATAAGTCATCAGACGCTGGTCTCTAATGTTGCCGAAGCTGCTAAGTTTCCCCAGTATTTCGCTGCTCTTGTGG CGACACTCGGAGGATTTATCAGTGGGAACTGCCTGGGATGGACTTCGCCAACAAACGGGCCATTGATCAAGGACAAAGAATACGGGTTCCCAATCAATGATGATGAATTCTCATGGATCAGCTCTATCATGGCGGTGGGGGCTCTGGTGTCGGGCCCTATGGTGGGTTGGCTCGTGGACAAAGTGGGGCGCAAGAATACCATGCTTATACTGGTATTCCCTGCTGTCATAGGATGGGCCTTCATGGTATGGGCTGAATCG GTGTCCATGTTCTGCATTGGCAGATTTGTCTCTGGGCTGGCAGGAGGCGGCTATACAATAGTCGTTCCCTTGTACACCAACGAATACTCAGAGACCAAAATCAGAGGAACTCTAGGAACCTACTTCCAGCTCATGCTTAATGGGGGCATTCTGTTCACCTACGTCTTTGGCTCCATT GTGAACGTGTTCTGGCTAACGGTTCTATGTGCCATTGTTCCGATCGTCTATGGTGCAGCAATGTTGTTCCTACCAGAGTCACCCATCTACTACCTCAAGACCAAGCGAGTGGAGGAGGCTCGCCAATCCCTACAATGGTTCCGGGGCAGAGGCTACGATGTCGAGCCTGAACTTGCCATCATGCAGAAGAACATTGAAATT ATGGAGAGTGAGAAGGTAACAATCTTGGAGGGTTTCTCGACAACAGCTGCCAAGAAAGCTCTAGTAATCGGTATTGGAGTGATGGTTTTCCAGCAGTTGAGTGGAATTAATAGTGTTATCTTCTACACAACATCAATATTTACT AGTGCTGGTGCTTCATTGAACCCCAGCATACAAACCATCATCGTGGGTATTGTGGCCGTTGTCGTCACCTATATCTCCACCCTCATTATAGACCGCATGGGGCGTCGTCCACTGCTTCTCATATCCGATTTCTTCATGGCCATCTGCACGTTCTTCCTCGGCCTCTACTTCTTCTTGCAGACGAATACCAGCTTCGATGTCACCACCATTAGCTGGTTGCCCATCCTATCCGTGTGCGTGTACCTGGTCATGTTCTCTATAGGATTTGGTCCAATACCGTGGATGTTCGTCAGTGAAGTGTTTCCCCGTAAAATAGCTGGCTACGCTTGCTCATTGTGCTGCATGGTCAACTGGCTCGGGGTATTCCTCGTTACGAAGTTTTTCTCTGATATAAATGCTGCAATCGGAACCTATGCATCATTCTGGCTGTTCACTATAATTTCCGGGATCGGCACAGCCTTTGTTTATTTCCTTGTGCCAGAAACAAAAGGAAAGACCGTTGAAGAAGTTCAGGTACTGCTAAGTGGTGGAAAATAA
- the LOC124359730 gene encoding facilitated trehalose transporter Tret1 isoform X1 — MSERDILVENDELAVNYGAGPSQEFKGDEREPLLREMEESKIGISHQTLVSNVAEAAKFPQYFAALVATLGGFISGNCLGWTSPTNGPLIKDKEYGFPINDDEFSWISSIMAVGALVSGPMVGWLVDKVGRKNTMLILVFPAVIGWAFMVWAESVSMFCIGRFVSGLAGGGYTIVVPLYTNEYSETKIRGTLGTYFQLMLNGGILFTYVFGSIVNVFWLTVLCAIVPIVYGAAMLFLPESPIYYLKTKRVEEARQSLQWFRGRGYDVEPELAIMQKNIEIMESEKVTILEGFSTTAAKKALVIGIGVMVFQQLSGINSVIFYTTSIFTSAGASLNPSIQTIIVGIVAVVVTYISTLIIDRMGRRPLLLISDFFMAICTFFLGLYFFLQTNTSFDVTTISWLPILSVCVYLVMFSIGFGPIPWMFVSEVFPRKIAGYACSLCCMVNWLGVFLVTKFFSDINAAIGTYASFWLFTIISGIGTAFVYFLVPETKGKTVEEVQVLLSGGK; from the exons ATGAGTGAGAGAGATATTTTGGTGGAAAACGATGAACTGGCTGTTAACTATGGTGCAGGCCCAAGCCAA GAATTCAAAGGAGACGAACGTGAGCCTCTTCTCCGTGAAATGGAGGAATCAAAGATAGGGATAAGTCATCAGACGCTGGTCTCTAATGTTGCCGAAGCTGCTAAGTTTCCCCAGTATTTCGCTGCTCTTGTGG CGACACTCGGAGGATTTATCAGTGGGAACTGCCTGGGATGGACTTCGCCAACAAACGGGCCATTGATCAAGGACAAAGAATACGGGTTCCCAATCAATGATGATGAATTCTCATGGATCAGCTCTATCATGGCGGTGGGGGCTCTGGTGTCGGGCCCTATGGTGGGTTGGCTCGTGGACAAAGTGGGGCGCAAGAATACCATGCTTATACTGGTATTCCCTGCTGTCATAGGATGGGCCTTCATGGTATGGGCTGAATCG GTGTCCATGTTCTGCATTGGCAGATTTGTCTCTGGGCTGGCAGGAGGCGGCTATACAATAGTCGTTCCCTTGTACACCAACGAATACTCAGAGACCAAAATCAGAGGAACTCTAGGAACCTACTTCCAGCTCATGCTTAATGGGGGCATTCTGTTCACCTACGTCTTTGGCTCCATT GTGAACGTGTTCTGGCTAACGGTTCTATGTGCCATTGTTCCGATCGTCTATGGTGCAGCAATGTTGTTCCTACCAGAGTCACCCATCTACTACCTCAAGACCAAGCGAGTGGAGGAGGCTCGCCAATCCCTACAATGGTTCCGGGGCAGAGGCTACGATGTCGAGCCTGAACTTGCCATCATGCAGAAGAACATTGAAATT ATGGAGAGTGAGAAGGTAACAATCTTGGAGGGTTTCTCGACAACAGCTGCCAAGAAAGCTCTAGTAATCGGTATTGGAGTGATGGTTTTCCAGCAGTTGAGTGGAATTAATAGTGTTATCTTCTACACAACATCAATATTTACT AGTGCTGGTGCTTCATTGAACCCCAGCATACAAACCATCATCGTGGGTATTGTGGCCGTTGTCGTCACCTATATCTCCACCCTCATTATAGACCGCATGGGGCGTCGTCCACTGCTTCTCATATCCGATTTCTTCATGGCCATCTGCACGTTCTTCCTCGGCCTCTACTTCTTCTTGCAGACGAATACCAGCTTCGATGTCACCACCATTAGCTGGTTGCCCATCCTATCCGTGTGCGTGTACCTGGTCATGTTCTCTATAGGATTTGGTCCAATACCGTGGATGTTCGTCAGTGAAGTGTTTCCCCGTAAAATAGCTGGCTACGCTTGCTCATTGTGCTGCATGGTCAACTGGCTCGGGGTATTCCTCGTTACGAAGTTTTTCTCTGATATAAATGCTGCAATCGGAACCTATGCATCATTCTGGCTGTTCACTATAATTTCCGGGATCGGCACAGCCTTTGTTTATTTCCTTGTGCCAGAAACAAAAGGAAAGACCGTTGAAGAAGTTCAGGTACTGCTAAGTGGTGGAAAATAA
- the LOC124359730 gene encoding facilitated trehalose transporter Tret1 isoform X3 translates to MEESKIGISHQTLVSNVAEAAKFPQYFAALVATLGGFISGNCLGWTSPTNGPLIKDKEYGFPINDDEFSWISSIMAVGALVSGPMVGWLVDKVGRKNTMLILVFPAVIGWAFMVWAESVSMFCIGRFVSGLAGGGYTIVVPLYTNEYSETKIRGTLGTYFQLMLNGGILFTYVFGSIVNVFWLTVLCAIVPIVYGAAMLFLPESPIYYLKTKRVEEARQSLQWFRGRGYDVEPELAIMQKNIEIMESEKVTILEGFSTTAAKKALVIGIGVMVFQQLSGINSVIFYTTSIFTSAGASLNPSIQTIIVGIVAVVVTYISTLIIDRMGRRPLLLISDFFMAICTFFLGLYFFLQTNTSFDVTTISWLPILSVCVYLVMFSIGFGPIPWMFVSEVFPRKIAGYACSLCCMVNWLGVFLVTKFFSDINAAIGTYASFWLFTIISGIGTAFVYFLVPETKGKTVEEVQVLLSGGK, encoded by the exons ATGGAGGAATCAAAGATAGGGATAAGTCATCAGACGCTGGTCTCTAATGTTGCCGAAGCTGCTAAGTTTCCCCAGTATTTCGCTGCTCTTGTGG CGACACTCGGAGGATTTATCAGTGGGAACTGCCTGGGATGGACTTCGCCAACAAACGGGCCATTGATCAAGGACAAAGAATACGGGTTCCCAATCAATGATGATGAATTCTCATGGATCAGCTCTATCATGGCGGTGGGGGCTCTGGTGTCGGGCCCTATGGTGGGTTGGCTCGTGGACAAAGTGGGGCGCAAGAATACCATGCTTATACTGGTATTCCCTGCTGTCATAGGATGGGCCTTCATGGTATGGGCTGAATCG GTGTCCATGTTCTGCATTGGCAGATTTGTCTCTGGGCTGGCAGGAGGCGGCTATACAATAGTCGTTCCCTTGTACACCAACGAATACTCAGAGACCAAAATCAGAGGAACTCTAGGAACCTACTTCCAGCTCATGCTTAATGGGGGCATTCTGTTCACCTACGTCTTTGGCTCCATT GTGAACGTGTTCTGGCTAACGGTTCTATGTGCCATTGTTCCGATCGTCTATGGTGCAGCAATGTTGTTCCTACCAGAGTCACCCATCTACTACCTCAAGACCAAGCGAGTGGAGGAGGCTCGCCAATCCCTACAATGGTTCCGGGGCAGAGGCTACGATGTCGAGCCTGAACTTGCCATCATGCAGAAGAACATTGAAATT ATGGAGAGTGAGAAGGTAACAATCTTGGAGGGTTTCTCGACAACAGCTGCCAAGAAAGCTCTAGTAATCGGTATTGGAGTGATGGTTTTCCAGCAGTTGAGTGGAATTAATAGTGTTATCTTCTACACAACATCAATATTTACT AGTGCTGGTGCTTCATTGAACCCCAGCATACAAACCATCATCGTGGGTATTGTGGCCGTTGTCGTCACCTATATCTCCACCCTCATTATAGACCGCATGGGGCGTCGTCCACTGCTTCTCATATCCGATTTCTTCATGGCCATCTGCACGTTCTTCCTCGGCCTCTACTTCTTCTTGCAGACGAATACCAGCTTCGATGTCACCACCATTAGCTGGTTGCCCATCCTATCCGTGTGCGTGTACCTGGTCATGTTCTCTATAGGATTTGGTCCAATACCGTGGATGTTCGTCAGTGAAGTGTTTCCCCGTAAAATAGCTGGCTACGCTTGCTCATTGTGCTGCATGGTCAACTGGCTCGGGGTATTCCTCGTTACGAAGTTTTTCTCTGATATAAATGCTGCAATCGGAACCTATGCATCATTCTGGCTGTTCACTATAATTTCCGGGATCGGCACAGCCTTTGTTTATTTCCTTGTGCCAGAAACAAAAGGAAAGACCGTTGAAGAAGTTCAGGTACTGCTAAGTGGTGGAAAATAA